A window of Hevea brasiliensis isolate MT/VB/25A 57/8 chromosome 14, ASM3005281v1, whole genome shotgun sequence contains these coding sequences:
- the LOC131173416 gene encoding phenylacetaldehyde reductase-like, giving the protein MILKLVNGAQTYPDAHYRSVDVRDVADAHIRAFEIPSANGRYCLVTNALHFSEVLKIVHQHYPTLNLPKKCVTNDLNNLSMSTYMVSMEKAKTLGISFIPLEVTLRDTIESLKEKGFLSI; this is encoded by the exons ATGATTCTTAAACTTGTAAATG GAGCACAAACATACCCTGATGCACATTATAGATCAGTTGATGTTCGGGATGTTGCCGATGCACATATTCGTGCCTTTGAGATTCCTTCAGCTAATGGAAGATATTGTCTAGTAACAAATGCTCTCCACTTTTCTGAAGTTTTAAAGATTGTTCATCAACATTACCCTACTTTGAACCTTCCTAAAAA ATGTGTTACCAACGACCTCAACAACTTGTCCATGTCAACGTACATGGTATCAATGGAGAAGGCAAAAACATTGGGAATTAGCTTCATTCCTTTGGAAGTGACTCTTAGAGACACTATTGAAAGCTTGAAGGAGAAGGGCTTCCTCAGCATCTGA
- the LOC110659969 gene encoding uncharacterized protein LOC110659969 isoform X4 yields the protein MNESASNCPTVPFMGAILEVVCVTGGSGYIASWLVNFLLQKGYTVKVTVRDPIVLGILRMSGEGKVVCVTGGSGYIASWLVNFLLQKGYTVKATVRNPSDPRKTDHLLALDGAKERLHLFKADLLGEGSFDSAIYGCEGVFHAASPVLFSATDPQAELIDPAVKGTLNVLKSCKKVQFIKRVVITSSMATVLYGRKPLTPDVVVDKTWQSDPAVCKEMKLWYMLAKTFAEEAAWNFAEENAIDLVTIHPAYVIGPLLQPTLNFSVEMILNLVNGAQTYPNTYYSSTDVRDVAEAHIRAFEIPAACGRYCLVANVSHFSEVLKIVHEHFPSLHLPAKCDDNHPFLPQHKTSKEKARILGINFIPLEATLKDTIENRMSGEGKVVCVTGGSGYIASWLVNFLLQKGYTVRATVREPSDPKKTDHLLALDGAKERLHLFKADLLEEGSFDSAIDGCEGVFHAASPVLISATDPQAELIDPAVKGTLNVLKSCTKVQSIKRVVITSSIATVMFDRKPQTPDVVVDETWHSDPAVCKEMKVFFFSFRLSYMLAKTLAEKAAWNFAKENAIDLVTIHPAYVIGPLLQPTLNASVATIFNLVNGAQTYPNEYYGSTDVRDVAEAHIQAFEIPSAYGRYCLVANVSHYSELVKIVHEHFPSLQLPAKCDDKPQFMPHVKVSKEKAKTLGINFIPLEATLKDTIENLKEKGFLSI from the exons ggatGAGCGGAGAAGGGAAGGTGGTGTGTGTAACAGGAGGATCAGGTTACATAGCTTCCTGGCTAGTTAATTTCTTGCTACAAAAGGGTTATACAGTCAAAGCCACCGTTCGTAACCCAA GTGATCCAAGGAAAACAGATCACTTGCTTGCTCTTGATGGAGCTAAGGAAAGACTTCATTTGTTCAAAGCTGATTTACTGGGAGAAGGGTCCTTTGATTCTGCAATTTATGGGTGTGAAGGTGTTTTCCATGCAGCATCCCCTGTATTATTTTCAGCAACTGATCCACAG GCAGAGCTAATTGATCCTGCAGTGAAAGGAACCCTTAACGTACTTAAATCATGTAAAAAAGTTCAGTTTATCAAGAGAGTGGTTATAACATCTTCTATGGCAACagttttgtatggcagaaaaccTCTGACTCCTGATGTGGTGGTTGACAAGACGTGGCAATCAGATCCAGCAGTTTGTAAGGAAATGAAG CTTTGGTATATGCTTGCAAAAACTTTTGCAGAAGAGGCTGCTTGGAACTTTGCAGAAGAGAATGCCATTGACTTGGTTACAATACATCCAGCATATGTGATTGGCCCTCTTTTACAGCCAACTCTCAATTTCAGTGTGGAGATGATTCTTAATCTTGTAAATG GAGCTCAAACATATCCCAATACTTATTACAGTTCAACTGATGTTAGAGATGTTGCAGAAGCACATATTCGAGCTTTCGAGATTCCAGCAGCTTGTGGCAGATATTGTTTAGTTGCAAATGTGTCGCACTTTTCTGAAGTTCTGAAGATTGTCCATGAACATTTCCCCTCCCTGCACCTTCCTGCAAA ATGTGATGATAATCATCCATTCTTGCCACAGCACAAGACATCCAAAGAGAAAGCAAGAATTTTGGGTATCAACTTCATTCCTCTGGAAGCTACTCTCAAGGACACTATTGAGA ACAGGATGAGCGGAGAAGGCAAGGTGGTATGTGTAACAGGGGGGTCAGGTTACATAGCTTCATGGCTAGTTAATTTCTTGCTGCAAAAGGGTTATACAGTCAGAGCCACCGTTCGCGAGCCAA GTGATCCAAAGAAAACAGATCACTTGCTTGCTCTTGATGGAGCTAAGGAAAGacttcatttattcaaagctgatTTACTGGAAGAAGGGTCTTTTGATTCTGCAATTGATGGGTGTGAAGGTGTTTTCCATGCAGCATCCCCTGTATTAATTTCAGCTACTGATCCACAG GCAGAACTAATTGATCCTGCAGTGAAAGGAACACTTAACGTACTTAAATCATGTACAAAAGTTCAGTCTATCAAGAGAGTGGTTATAACATCTTCTATTGCAACAGTTATGTTTGACAGAAAACCTCAGACCCCTGATGTGGTGGTAGATGAGACTTGGCATTCGGATCCAGCAGTTTGTAAGGAAATGAAGGTGTTCTTTT TTTCTTTTCGGCTTTCGTATATGCTTGCAAAAACCTTGGCGGAAAAGGCTGCTTGGAATTTTGCAAAAGAGAATGCAATTGACTTGGTTACAATACATCCAGCATATGTGATTGGCCCTCTCTTACAGCCAACTCTTAATGCCAGTGTGGCGACGATTTTTAATCTTGTAAATG GAGCTCAGACATATCCCAACGAATATTACGGGTCAACTGATGTTAGGGACGTTGCAGAAGCTCATATTCAAGCTTTTGAGATTCCTTCAGCTTATGGCAGATATTGTTTAGTTGCAAATGTGTCGCACTATTCTGAACTTGTGAAGATTGTCCATGAACATTTTCCCTCCTTGCAACTTCCTGCAAA ATGTGATGATAAACCTCAATTCATGCCACATGTCAAGGTATCCAAAGAGAAAGCAAAAACTTTGGGTATCAACTTCATTCCTCTGGAAGCTACTCTCAAGGACACTATTGAGAACCTGAAGGAAAAGGGCTTCCTCAGCATCTAA
- the LOC110659969 gene encoding phenylacetaldehyde reductase isoform X1 — protein sequence MSGEGKVVCVTGGSGYIASWLVNFLLQKGYTVKATVRNPSDPRKTDHLLALDGAKERLHLFKADLLGEGSFDSAIYGCEGVFHAASPVLFSATDPQAELIDPAVKGTLNVLKSCKKVQFIKRVVITSSMATVLYGRKPLTPDVVVDKTWQSDPAVCKEMKLWYMLAKTFAEEAAWNFAEENAIDLVTIHPAYVIGPLLQPTLNFSVEMILNLVNGAQTYPNTYYSSTDVRDVAEAHIRAFEIPAACGRYCLVANVSHFSEVLKIVHEHFPSLHLPAKCDDNHPFLPQHKTSKEKARILGINFIPLEATLKDTIESLKEKGFLSI from the exons atGAGCGGAGAAGGGAAGGTGGTGTGTGTAACAGGAGGATCAGGTTACATAGCTTCCTGGCTAGTTAATTTCTTGCTACAAAAGGGTTATACAGTCAAAGCCACCGTTCGTAACCCAA GTGATCCAAGGAAAACAGATCACTTGCTTGCTCTTGATGGAGCTAAGGAAAGACTTCATTTGTTCAAAGCTGATTTACTGGGAGAAGGGTCCTTTGATTCTGCAATTTATGGGTGTGAAGGTGTTTTCCATGCAGCATCCCCTGTATTATTTTCAGCAACTGATCCACAG GCAGAGCTAATTGATCCTGCAGTGAAAGGAACCCTTAACGTACTTAAATCATGTAAAAAAGTTCAGTTTATCAAGAGAGTGGTTATAACATCTTCTATGGCAACagttttgtatggcagaaaaccTCTGACTCCTGATGTGGTGGTTGACAAGACGTGGCAATCAGATCCAGCAGTTTGTAAGGAAATGAAG CTTTGGTATATGCTTGCAAAAACTTTTGCAGAAGAGGCTGCTTGGAACTTTGCAGAAGAGAATGCCATTGACTTGGTTACAATACATCCAGCATATGTGATTGGCCCTCTTTTACAGCCAACTCTCAATTTCAGTGTGGAGATGATTCTTAATCTTGTAAATG GAGCTCAAACATATCCCAATACTTATTACAGTTCAACTGATGTTAGAGATGTTGCAGAAGCACATATTCGAGCTTTCGAGATTCCAGCAGCTTGTGGCAGATATTGTTTAGTTGCAAATGTGTCGCACTTTTCTGAAGTTCTGAAGATTGTCCATGAACATTTCCCCTCCCTGCACCTTCCTGCAAA ATGTGATGATAATCATCCATTCTTGCCACAGCACAAGACATCCAAAGAGAAAGCAAGAATTTTGGGTATCAACTTCATTCCTCTGGAAGCTACTCTCAAGGACACTATTGAGAGTCTAAAGGAGAAGGGCTTCCTCAGCATCTGA
- the LOC131173417 gene encoding phenylacetaldehyde reductase-like isoform X2, producing the protein MCGEGKVVCVTGGSGYIASWLIKRLLQRGYIVKATVRDTGDPKKTDHLLALDGAKERLHLFKANLLEEGSFDAAVDGCEGVFHTASPVLFAVTDPLAELIDPAVKGTLNVLKSCTKVQSIKRVIITSSMATVMFDRKPQTPDVVVDETWHSDPAVCKEMKLSYMLAKTLAEKAAWNFAKENAIDLVTIHPAYVIGPLLQPTLNASVAMIFNLVNGAQTYPNEYYGSTDVRDVAEAHIQAFEIPSAYGRYCLVANVSHYSELVKIVHEHFPSLQLPAKCDDKPQFMPHVKVSKEKAKTLGINFIPLEATLKDTIENLKEKGFLSI; encoded by the exons ATGTGTGGAGAAGGGAAGGTGGTGTGTGTAACAGGAGGGTCAGGCTACATAGCTTCATGGCTGATTAAGAGATTACTCCAAAGGGGTTATATCGTTAAAGCCACTGTTCGTGACACAG GTGATCCAAAGAAAACAGATCACTTACTTGCACTTGATGGAGCTAAGGAAAGGCTTCATTTGTTCAAAGCAAATTTACTGGAAGAAGGGTCTTTTGATGCTGCAGTTGATGGATGCGAAGGAGTTTTCCATACTGCATCCCCTGTACTATTTGCAGTCACTGATCCACTG GCAGAACTAATTGATCCAGCAGTGAAAGGAACACTTAATGTTCTTAAATCATGCACAAAAGTTCAATCTATCAAGAGAGTGATTATAACATCTTCTATGGCGACAGTTATGTTTGACAGAAAACCTCAGACCCCTGATGTGGTGGTAGATGAGACTTGGCATTCGGATCCAGCAGTTTGTAAGGAAATGAAG CTTTCGTATATGCTTGCAAAAACCTTGGCGGAAAAGGCTGCTTGGAATTTTGCAAAAGAGAATGCAATTGACTTGGTTACAATACATCCAGCATATGTGATTGGCCCTCTCTTACAGCCAACTCTTAATGCCAGTGTGGCGATGATTTTTAATCTTGTAAATG GAGCTCAGACATACCCCAACGAATATTACGGATCAACTGATGTTAGGGACGTTGCAGAAGCTCATATTCAAGCTTTTGAGATTCCTTCAGCTTATGGCAGATATTGTTTAGTTGCAAATGTGTCGCACTATTCTGAACTTGTGAAGATTGTCCATGAGCATTTTCCCTCCTTGCAACTTCCTGCAAA ATGTGATGATAAACCTCAATTCATGCCACATGTCAAGGTATCCAAAGAGAAAGCAAAAACTTTGGGTATCAACTTCATTCCTCTGGAAGCTACTCTCAAGGACACTATTGAGAACCTGAAGGAAAAGGGCTTCCTCAGCATCTAA
- the LOC110659972 gene encoding phenylacetaldehyde reductase, producing the protein MCGEGKVVCVTGGSGYIASWLIKRLLQRGYIVKATVRDTGDPKKTDHLLALDGAKERLHLFKANLLEEGSFDAAVDGCEGVFHTASPVLFAVTDPLAELIDPAVKGTLNVLKSCTKVQSIKRVIITSSMATVMFDRKPQTPDVVVDETWHSDPAVCKEMKLSYMLAKTLAEKAAWNFAKENAIDLVTIHPAYVIGPLLQPTLNASVAMIFNLVNGAQTYPNEYYGSTDVRDVAEAHIQAFEIPSAYGRYCLVANVSHYSELVKIVHEHFPSLQLPAKCDDKPQFMPHAKVSKEKAKTLGINFIPLEATLKDTIESLKEKGFLSI; encoded by the exons ATGTGTGGAGAAGGGAAGGTGGTGTGTGTAACAGGAGGGTCAGGCTACATAGCTTCATGGCTGATTAAGAGATTACTCCAAAGGGGTTATATCGTTAAAGCCACTGTTCGTGACACAG GTGATCCAAAGAAAACAGATCACTTACTTGCACTTGATGGAGCTAAGGAAAGGCTTCATTTGTTCAAAGCAAATTTACTGGAAGAAGGGTCTTTTGATGCTGCAGTTGATGGATGCGAAGGAGTTTTCCATACTGCATCCCCTGTACTATTTGCAGTCACTGATCCACTG GCAGAACTAATTGATCCAGCAGTGAAAGGAACACTTAATGTTCTTAAATCATGCACAAAAGTTCAATCTATCAAGAGAGTGATTATAACATCTTCTATGGCGACAGTTATGTTTGACAGAAAACCTCAGACCCCTGATGTGGTGGTAGATGAGACTTGGCATTCGGATCCAGCAGTTTGTAAGGAAATGAAG CTTTCGTATATGCTTGCAAAAACCTTGGCGGAAAAGGCTGCTTGGAATTTTGCAAAAGAGAATGCAATTGACTTGGTTACAATACATCCAGCATATGTGATTGGCCCTCTCTTACAGCCAACTCTTAATGCCAGTGTGGCGATGATTTTTAATCTTGTAAATG GAGCTCAGACATATCCCAACGAATATTACGGGTCAACTGATGTTAGGGACGTTGCAGAAGCTCATATTCAAGCTTTTGAGATTCCTTCAGCTTATGGCAGATATTGTTTAGTTGCAAATGTGTCGCACTATTCTGAACTTGTGAAGATTGTCCATGAACATTTTCCCTCCTTGCAACTTCCTGCAAA ATGTGATGATAAACCTCAATTCATGCCACATGCCAAGGTATCCAAAGAGAAAGCAAAAACTTTGGGTATCAACTTCATTCCTCTGGAAGCTACTCTCAAGGACACTATTGAGAGCCTGAAGGAGAAGGGCTTCCTCAGCATCTAA
- the LOC131173417 gene encoding phenylacetaldehyde reductase-like isoform X1, whose product MCGEGKVVCVTGGSGYIASWLIKRLLQRGYIVKATVRDTGDPKKTDHLLALDGAKERLHLFKANLLEEGSFDAAVDGCEGVFHTASPVLFAVTDPLAELIDPAVKGTLNVLKSCTKVQSIKRVIITSSMATVMFDRKPQTPDVVVDETWHSDPAVCKEMKLSYMLAKTLAEKAAWNFAKENAIDLVTIHPAYVIGPLLQPTLNASVAMIFNLVNAQTYPNEYYGSTDVRDVAEAHIQAFEIPSAYGRYCLVANVSHYSELVKIVHEHFPSLQLPAKCDDKPQFMPHVKVSKEKAKTLGINFIPLERTTGRMCGEGKVVCVTGGSGYIASWLIKRLLQRGYIVKATVRDTGDPKKTDHLLALDGAKERLHLFKANLLEQGSFDAAVDGCEGVFHTASPVLFAVTDPQAELIDPAVKGTLNVLKSCTKVQSIKRVIITSSMATVIFDRKPQTPDVVVDETWHSDPAVCKEMKLSYMLAKTLAEKAAWNFAKENAIDLVTIHPAYVIGPLLQPTLNASVAMIFNLVNGAQTYPNEYYGSTDVRDVAEAHIQAFEIPSAYGRYCLVANVSHYSELVKIVHEHFPSLQLPAKCDDKPQFMPHAKVSKEKAKTLGINFIPLEATLKDTIESLKEKGFLSI is encoded by the exons ATGTGTGGAGAAGGGAAGGTGGTGTGTGTAACAGGAGGGTCAGGCTACATAGCTTCATGGCTGATTAAGAGATTACTCCAAAGGGGTTATATCGTTAAAGCCACTGTTCGTGACACAG GTGATCCAAAGAAAACAGATCACTTACTTGCACTTGATGGAGCTAAGGAAAGGCTTCATTTGTTCAAAGCAAATTTACTGGAAGAAGGGTCTTTTGATGCTGCAGTTGATGGATGCGAAGGAGTTTTCCATACTGCATCCCCTGTACTATTTGCAGTCACTGATCCACTG GCAGAACTAATTGATCCAGCAGTGAAAGGAACACTTAATGTTCTTAAATCATGCACAAAAGTTCAATCTATCAAGAGAGTGATTATAACATCTTCTATGGCGACAGTTATGTTTGACAGAAAACCTCAGACCCCTGATGTGGTGGTAGATGAGACTTGGCATTCGGATCCAGCAGTTTGTAAGGAAATGAAG CTTTCGTATATGCTTGCAAAAACCTTGGCGGAAAAGGCTGCTTGGAATTTTGCAAAAGAGAATGCAATTGACTTGGTTACAATACATCCAGCATATGTGATTGGCCCTCTCTTACAGCCAACTCTTAATGCCAGTGTGGCGATGATTTTTAATCTTGTAAATG CTCAGACATACCCCAACGAATATTACGGATCAACTGATGTTAGGGACGTTGCAGAAGCTCATATTCAAGCTTTTGAGATTCCTTCAGCTTATGGCAGATATTGTTTAGTTGCAAATGTGTCGCACTATTCTGAACTTGTGAAGATTGTCCATGAGCATTTTCCCTCCTTGCAACTTCCTGCAAA ATGTGATGATAAACCTCAATTCATGCCACATGTCAAGGTATCCAAAGAGAAAGCAAAAACTTTGGGTATCAACTTCATTCCTCTGGAA AGAACTACAGGGAGGATGTGTGGAGAAGGGAAGGTGGTGTGTGTAACAGGAGGGTCAGGCTACATAGCTTCATGGCTGATTAAGAGATTACTCCAAAGGGGTTATATCGTTAAAGCCACTGTTCGTGACACAG GTGATCCAAAGAAAACAGATCACTTACTTGCACTTGATGGAGCTAAGGAAAGGCTTCATTTGTTCAAAGCAAATTTACTGGAACAAGGGTCTTTTGATGCTGCAGTTGATGGATGCGAAGGAGTTTTCCATACTGCATCCCCTGTACTATTTGCAGTCACTGATCCACAG GCAGAACTAATTGATCCAGCAGTGAAAGGAACACTTAATGTTCTTAAATCATGCACAAAAGTTCAATCTATCAAGAGAGTGATTATAACATCTTCTATGGCGACAGTTATATTTGACAGAAAACCTCAGACCCCTGATGTGGTGGTAGATGAGACTTGGCATTCGGATCCAGCAGTTTGTAAGGAAATGAAG CTTTCGTATATGCTTGCAAAAACCTTGGCGGAAAAGGCTGCTTGGAATTTTGCAAAAGAGAATGCAATTGACTTGGTTACAATACATCCAGCATATGTGATTGGCCCTCTCTTACAGCCAACTCTTAATGCCAGTGTGGCGATGATTTTTAATCTTGTAAATG GAGCTCAGACATATCCCAACGAATATTACGGGTCAACTGATGTTAGGGACGTTGCAGAAGCTCATATTCAAGCTTTTGAGATTCCTTCAGCTTATGGCAGATATTGTTTAGTTGCAAATGTGTCGCACTATTCTGAACTTGTGAAGATTGTCCATGAACATTTTCCCTCCTTGCAACTTCCTGCAAA ATGTGATGATAAACCTCAATTCATGCCACATGCCAAGGTATCCAAAGAGAAAGCAAAAACTTTGGGTATCAACTTCATTCCTCTGGAAGCTACTCTCAAGGACACTATTGAGAGCCTGAAGGAGAAGGGCTTCCTCAGCATCTAA